In Truepera sp., the sequence AACGTTCCGTTCCGGATCTTAGACAAGGAGCAAGTGACCATGACCAGCAATCAGGCCAACTCGTTCGGCGCCAAGTCGACGCTCGACACGGGCTCCGGCGAAGCCTACTACTACCGCCTCGCCGCCCTGCAGGAGCAGGGCCTGGGCAGCGTGGACAAGATGCCTTTCTCGATCAAGGTCCTGCTCGAATCGCTGCTGAGGAACGAGGACGGCTTCCTCGTGACGCGCGCGGACATCGAGCGACTGGCCGGCTACGATCCGAAGAAGCGGTACGAAGACGAGATCCCGTTCATGCCGTCACGGGTGATCCTGCAGGACTTCACCGGCGTGCCCGCCGTCGTCGACCTAGCGGCCCTGCGCAGCGCCATGCACCGCCTGGGCGGCGACCCGGAGAAGATCAACCCGCAGGTGCCCGTCGACCTGGTGATCGATCACTCCGTGCAGGTCGACGAGTACGACAACCCGCTCGCGCTGCTGAAGAACTCCAAGATCGAGTTCGAACGCAACCGCGAACGCTACGAGTTCCTGCGCTGGGGCCAGTCGGCCTTCGACAACTTCAACGTCGTGCCGCCCGCATCCGGCATCGTCCACCAGGTGAACCTCGAGTACCTGGCTCGGGGCGTGCAGCACAAACCCCACGGCGACAAGGAAGTCGTGTTCCCCGACTCGCTCGTCGGCACCGACAGCCACACGACCATGATCAACGGCCTCGGCGTCCTCGGCTGGGGCGTCGGTGGCATCGAGGCCGAGGCGGTCATGCTCGGCCAGCCCTACTACATGGTCATCCCACAGGTCGTCGGCTTCAGGCTCAAGGGCAAGTTGCCCGAGGGCGCCACGGCCACCGACCTCGTGCTCGTGGTCACCGAGCAACTGCGAAAGCACGGCGTCGTCGGCAAGTTCGTCGAGTTCTTCGGCCCGGGCATGGCCACCATGACCGTTCCCGACCGCGCCACCCTCGGCAACATGGCGCCCGAGTACGGCGCCACGGTGGGCTTCTTCCCGGTCGACGCCGAAACGCTGCGCTACATGCGCCAGACCGGGCGGCTGCCCGACGAGGTCGAGGCCCTGGAGCGCTATTGCCGGGCGAACGGGATGTTCCACGAGGCCGGCTTGACGGAGCCGGAGTTCAGCGAGGTGTTGGAGCTCGACCTCGGCACCGTCGTCCCCAGCGTGGCAGGGCCGAAGCGCCCGCAGGACCGCATCGCGCTCACGGACATGCAGCCGGAGTTCAGGGAGAACCTGCGCCGCCCCATCGAGAAGCGGGGGTTCGCGCTTTCGGACGAGGACCTCGCGCGGACCGGCCACCTCTCGTTCCGGGGCGTGGAGAAGGACCTCACCCACGGCGACATCGTCATCGCGGCCATAACGTCGTGCACCAACACGAGCAACCCGTCGGTGATGCTGGCCGCCGGCCTGGTGGCCAAGAAGGCCGCCGAGCGCGGCATGCGCGCCAAGCCATGGGTGAAGACGAGCCTGGCACCCGGTTCCAAGGTCGTGACCGAGTACCTACGCGACACCGGCCTCCTGCCGTACCTCGAGCAGGTCGGCTTCTACGTCGTGGGCTACGGCTGCACCACTTGTATCGGCAACTCCGGGCCCCTGCCCCCCGCGGTCTCCAAGGCCGTCAACGAGGGCGACATCGTCGCCGTGTCGGTGCTCAGCGGGAACCGCAACTTCGAGGGCCGCATCAACCCCGACGTGAAGGCCAACTACCTGGCCAGCCCACCGCTGGTGGTCGCCTACTCGTTGGTCGGCAGCGTTGACCACGACATCGTCAACGAGCCGTTGGGTGAGGACCAGGACGGCAACCCCGTCTACCTCCGCGACCTGTGGCCAACCTACGAAGACGTGACGGAGCTGCTCGAGGCCGCCATGAACCCGGAGACGTTCAAGCGCATGTACGACGGCATCGAGCGGTCCAACGAGGCGTGGAACGCCATCCCCGTGAAGGGCGGCCAGCTCTTCGACTGGGACGACGCCTCCACCTACATCCAGGAACCGCCCTTCTTCATCGACATGCCGGAAGAGCCGGCCGCGATAGCCCCGATCGAGGGGGCGCGCGCGCTCGTCATGGTCGGCGACTCGGTCACCACCGATCACATCTCACCGGCCGGTTCCATCGCGCTCAACAGCCCCGCGGGCCAGTTCCTCATCGACAGCGGCGTGGCCAAGGCCGACTTCAACTCCTACGGCTCGCGCCGTGGCAACGACCGCGTCATGACGCGCGGCACCTTCGCCAACATCAGGCTGAAGAACCAGCTCGCGCCCGGTACCGAAGGCGGTTACACCACCGACTTCACTAGCGGCGAGGTCACCAGCATCTACGAGGCGGGTCTCAACTACGCCGCCAAGGAGGTGCCCACCATCGTGATGGCCGGGAACGACTACGGCATGGGATCGAGCCGCGACTGGGCGGCCAAGGGCACGTACCTCCTCGGCGTCAAGGCAGTGATCGCCAAGAGCTACGAGCGCATCCACCGTTCGAACCTGGTGGGCATGGGCGTGTTGCCGCTGCAGTTCCTCGCCAAGGACGACCCCACCAGCCTCGGGCTCGACGGCACCGAGACCTTCGACATCCAGGTCGACGAGAACGTGACGCCCCGCCAGCGCCTGGCAGTCACGGCCACGAAGGGGGACGGTAGCCGGGTCCAGTTCGAGGTGGCCTGCCGCCTCGACACCCCCGTCGAGTTGGAGTACTACCGCAACGGCGGCATCCTCCACACGGTGTTGCGCAACCTGCATAAGGCCACGGCAGGGGCCGAGGCCTGACCCAGGGGCCCCACTGGCCTCCTCGCCTACCCATCCGCGCATGCCCGTTATACTCCTGGCATGCGCGGTTTCATCGGGTTCTTGGTAATAGTCGCCATCGTGTTCTTCGCCGTGGGCGAGACGCGCGGCTGGTACTTGGGCATCCCAGGCCAGACACCCATATTGGTCTACAAGAAGGACTTCACGTCGACCACCACCCGCAGGACCATGCAACGGACCGACATGCCGGTACGCTTCACGGGCGACGTGCGCAACGGCACCGTCAAGGTCGAGGTGCATTACCAGCGGCCGAGCAGCTTCCAGACGAACACCCCTGCCGGCCAGGACTCCAGGATCTTCGAGGGCACGTACGTCAAGGGCCAGCGGGTAGCCCTCGACCGGATCTTCGAGAACGGCGGAGGCGTCTACACGGTGAAGGTCACGTACCAAGACGCCACCGGCATCTTCAACCTGAAACTCCCGGGGGGCCCGGACCTCTAGCCGCGCTTCCTGGCGGCTTCCAGGGCGTCCCACTGCTCGGGGGTCACCGCGTCCAGCAGGTTGAACTCGCCGGCGTTGAAGGCGCTCTCACCGCCGTCGATGTAGATGAGGTCGCCGCTGATGAACCCCGCCTCGTCCGACAGCAGGTAACTGGCCAGGTTCGCCAGCTCCAGGTGATCACCCACGCGGCCCAGCGGCACGCGGCTCTCGAAGAGCCGCTCGATCTCCTTGGTGGGTAGCAGGCGGCTCCAGGCGCCCGGCGTAGGGAAGGGGCCCGGGGCTACGGCGTTGAGCCTGATGCCGTACTTGCCCCACTCGCCGGCGAGGGAGCGCGTGAGGGAAACGACGCCGGCCTTGGCCACCGCCGAAGGCGCCACGTAGCCGGAGCCGTGTTCGGCGTAGGTGGCGGCGATCGAGAGCACGACGCCCTTGGTGCCCTCGGCGATCCAGCGCTTGCCCAACTCCAGGGTGGCGTAGACGGTGCCGTGCAAGACGATGTTGAGTACGGCGTCGAACGCCCGATGCGACAGCCTCTCGGTGGGCGAGATGAAGTTGCCCGCCGCGTTGTTCACGAGCGCGTCGACCTTGCCGAAGCGCGCGTACGCCTGGTCCAGGGCCGCCGTCACGGCTTCCGGGTCGCGCACGTCGAGGGCGACCGGCAACACCTGGCGACCCGTTTCGGCCTCGAGCGCCGCGGCCTGCTCCTGGAGGAGTTCGAAGCGCCTGCTCGCGATGACGGCGTTGGCTCCCAGCTCCAGGAACCTGCGCGTCATGGAGAGCCCCAGGCCGCTCCCGCCCCCGGTGACGAAGACGACCTTGTCTAGCAACAGATCGGTTCTGAACATGACCCATAGTCGCATGGGCCGCGCACGCTGTGGAGTACTTCTGGCGAGCCCGGCTACTCCAAGGTCATACTTGACCAGCGATGTGTTTCCGCCTTCCACCCGCGAACCGCGTGGCCCTCTTGGTAGCACTGATAACCCTCGTCAGCTCGCTGCAGTCGGCAGCCGCTCAGACGTACTTCGCCGCGCCCACCCCGGTGCGGGTCCTGCTCGCGGTGGTGCCCTTCGTCGACGTGGAGGCCACGGGCGCCCACCACGGCGCGGTCGGCAACCAGCGCTTCTCCACCCGGACCGGCCTCAGCTGGCCCGTTACTGCCAGTGAGGGCATGCTGTACGTGGACGGTCACGAGTTGGCCGAGACGCTGACCATCGCGGCCGACGCCGGCACGCTGGGGGTCCTGGGACGGCACTACCGCGGCGCCATCCGCCTGAGCGCCGTGGGCGAGCAGGTGGAGGTCGTCAACGTGCTCGACCTGGAGTCGTACCTGAGGGGCGTCGTGCCCTCGGAGATGGCGGCGTCGTGGCCCATGGAGGCCCTCAAGGCGCAGGCGGTGGCCGCGCGCTCGTACACCCTGGTGTCGCTTGACGCGTCCGCTCGTTACGACCTCTGCGCCACGGTGGACTGCCAGGTATACCGCGGGGTGGAGGCCGAACAGCCGCGCAGCGACGCCGCCATCGCGGCGACTGCCGGCGTCGTCGTCACCTACGGCGGCCTGACCGCGCGCACCTACTACCACTCCGACTCGGGGGGAACCGTGGCGTCCAGCCGCGAGGTCTGGGGCTCGAGCATCCCGTACCTGGTAGCCCTGCAGGACGTGCCGTCGTCCACTCCCCACCGGGCGTGGACGACGAGGCTCGATGCGGGTACCCTCACGGCCAGCCTCGACGCCGCCGGCCTCGGCGTGGGCACGGTCGGCTCGTTGCGCGTGGTCGCGATCAGCGAGTCGGGGCGAGTCGCCGAACTGGAGGTCTCGGGCAGCGCCGGGTCGCGCGTCCTGCGGGGCCGGCAACTGAACTCGCTCGCGCGCGGCTGGGGCCTCAAGTCCATGCGCTTCTCCGTGCAGGGCGGTCTGACGGTGCGTGGAGACGGCTGGGGCCACGGGGTGGGCATGAGCCAGTACGGCGCCAGGGCACTGGCGCTCGCCGGCTACGACTACGGTCGGATCCTAGGCTACTACTACCCGAGAACGTCTCTCACGCGCTTCGTTGCCGGCGCGCCGTAAGGGTCGGGCTCGATCCGGGGCGCTACGCTCTCAGCCGCGCGCCAGCTTGATGACGGTGAGCAACTCTTCTACGTCCTGCTCGCCCTGCGCCAGCGCCGACCGGCACTCGGTCAGGTAGTTCGCGAGTATCTCGTCCCCGGCAGCGTCGAGGGCCTTGCGCGTGCCCGCCACCAGCGTCAGCACCTCGCGGCAAGGTCGCTCCTCCTCGATCATGCGCTGTAAGCCACGCACCTGGCCCTCCAGGCGCTTGAGGCGATTCACGATCTTGCGACGCGCCTCGAGTGCGTTGGGTTCTATCGACGTCGGCACCGCTCCTCCTTTACCCCCGGGGAGTATCGTACCGCCCCGGAGCCGGGGGCGCCGTCCGCCGGACAGCTCCTCACAACTGGTAGCCTCTAAGGATGCTTGGCGGGACCCGGTGAACTACGCCGCCCTCCTTGGGCTTCTGGCTGCGGTCACGTTCACGCTGCCGCTCCTCGCGCGCTTGGCCGAGTCGCTGGGCCTGCACCGCAGTGCCGGTGTGGGGGTGAGCCTGGCCATCGCCTTGGCGGTAGCCTTGGGCTGGTTCGTGCGCGCCAGGGCGGCAGCGCGCAAACGCCCGGGCAGCCAGGACCCGTGAGCAGGGCCGCAGCGCACCTCACGCTCGTACCCACGCCCATCGGCAACCTGGGCGACATTACCTTCCGCGCCGTGGAGGCCCTGAAGGCGGCCGACGTCGTTGCCGCCGAGGACACGCGGCATAGCCGGGCGCTCTTGGAGCATTACGGCATCGGCACGCCCCTGACGCGGCTGGACGTGCACACCATCGCCGCCCGCGGCCCCGGCCTGCTGGAACGTCACGCCAACGTGGCATACGTGACCGACGCCGGCAGCCCCGGCATCTCCGACCCAGGGGCGGAGCTGGTGCGCCTCGCCATCCAGTTGGGGCTGCGCGTCGAGGCGCTCCCGGGCCCCACCGCCGTGATACCCGCCGTCGTGCTCTCGGGGTTGCCGACGGCCAGGTTCACCTTCGAAGGGTTCCTGCCCCGCAAGGGCGGCGACCGCGACCGGCGGCTCCATGGGGTGGCCGCGTCGAGCGCCACTTCGGCGCT encodes:
- the acnA gene encoding aconitate hydratase AcnA produces the protein MTSNQANSFGAKSTLDTGSGEAYYYRLAALQEQGLGSVDKMPFSIKVLLESLLRNEDGFLVTRADIERLAGYDPKKRYEDEIPFMPSRVILQDFTGVPAVVDLAALRSAMHRLGGDPEKINPQVPVDLVIDHSVQVDEYDNPLALLKNSKIEFERNRERYEFLRWGQSAFDNFNVVPPASGIVHQVNLEYLARGVQHKPHGDKEVVFPDSLVGTDSHTTMINGLGVLGWGVGGIEAEAVMLGQPYYMVIPQVVGFRLKGKLPEGATATDLVLVVTEQLRKHGVVGKFVEFFGPGMATMTVPDRATLGNMAPEYGATVGFFPVDAETLRYMRQTGRLPDEVEALERYCRANGMFHEAGLTEPEFSEVLELDLGTVVPSVAGPKRPQDRIALTDMQPEFRENLRRPIEKRGFALSDEDLARTGHLSFRGVEKDLTHGDIVIAAITSCTNTSNPSVMLAAGLVAKKAAERGMRAKPWVKTSLAPGSKVVTEYLRDTGLLPYLEQVGFYVVGYGCTTCIGNSGPLPPAVSKAVNEGDIVAVSVLSGNRNFEGRINPDVKANYLASPPLVVAYSLVGSVDHDIVNEPLGEDQDGNPVYLRDLWPTYEDVTELLEAAMNPETFKRMYDGIERSNEAWNAIPVKGGQLFDWDDASTYIQEPPFFIDMPEEPAAIAPIEGARALVMVGDSVTTDHISPAGSIALNSPAGQFLIDSGVAKADFNSYGSRRGNDRVMTRGTFANIRLKNQLAPGTEGGYTTDFTSGEVTSIYEAGLNYAAKEVPTIVMAGNDYGMGSSRDWAAKGTYLLGVKAVIAKSYERIHRSNLVGMGVLPLQFLAKDDPTSLGLDGTETFDIQVDENVTPRQRLAVTATKGDGSRVQFEVACRLDTPVELEYYRNGGILHTVLRNLHKATAGAEA
- a CDS encoding SpoIID/LytB domain-containing protein — protein: MCFRLPPANRVALLVALITLVSSLQSAAAQTYFAAPTPVRVLLAVVPFVDVEATGAHHGAVGNQRFSTRTGLSWPVTASEGMLYVDGHELAETLTIAADAGTLGVLGRHYRGAIRLSAVGEQVEVVNVLDLESYLRGVVPSEMAASWPMEALKAQAVAARSYTLVSLDASARYDLCATVDCQVYRGVEAEQPRSDAAIAATAGVVVTYGGLTARTYYHSDSGGTVASSREVWGSSIPYLVALQDVPSSTPHRAWTTRLDAGTLTASLDAAGLGVGTVGSLRVVAISESGRVAELEVSGSAGSRVLRGRQLNSLARGWGLKSMRFSVQGGLTVRGDGWGHGVGMSQYGARALALAGYDYGRILGYYYPRTSLTRFVAGAP
- the rsmI gene encoding 16S rRNA (cytidine(1402)-2'-O)-methyltransferase; protein product: MSRAAAHLTLVPTPIGNLGDITFRAVEALKAADVVAAEDTRHSRALLEHYGIGTPLTRLDVHTIAARGPGLLERHANVAYVTDAGSPGISDPGAELVRLAIQLGLRVEALPGPTAVIPAVVLSGLPTARFTFEGFLPRKGGDRDRRLHGVAASSATSALYEAPGRLSATLADLVRACGGDRGASVSRELSKLHEETIRGNLAELEAHFRARDVRGEIVIVVAPAPEAAAGDGAGPRRTAEALAGAGVRGRLLRDALIALDVPRNEAYRLALEHPERPLTEE
- a CDS encoding SDR family oxidoreductase, producing MFRTDLLLDKVVFVTGGGSGLGLSMTRRFLELGANAVIASRRFELLQEQAAALEAETGRQVLPVALDVRDPEAVTAALDQAYARFGKVDALVNNAAGNFISPTERLSHRAFDAVLNIVLHGTVYATLELGKRWIAEGTKGVVLSIAATYAEHGSGYVAPSAVAKAGVVSLTRSLAGEWGKYGIRLNAVAPGPFPTPGAWSRLLPTKEIERLFESRVPLGRVGDHLELANLASYLLSDEAGFISGDLIYIDGGESAFNAGEFNLLDAVTPEQWDALEAARKRG
- a CDS encoding metal-sensitive transcriptional regulator; the encoded protein is MPTSIEPNALEARRKIVNRLKRLEGQVRGLQRMIEEERPCREVLTLVAGTRKALDAAGDEILANYLTECRSALAQGEQDVEELLTVIKLARG